In Penicillium oxalicum strain HP7-1 chromosome I, whole genome shotgun sequence, a single window of DNA contains:
- a CDS encoding Disintegrin and metalloproteinase domain-containing protein B, whose translation MRTHRCLWPVAGALSALLALVPVQARSLAPEAIRQVTPIVNADIRTPDHQIDHLSHFDLTFELQRDGQRVKLELEPNHVILADDATVTYVDADGLWASEPIHRHEHRVFRGQALLGSDKGRWTPAGWARITLRQDGVNPLFEGGFSIGQNKHHIELRSTYLAKKRPIDVDIEEREGEYMIVYRDTDMLRYHNELKKRSLGDSTGCAAHELEYNADLTNSIFPDGLDQPHSEWGVTPLNSLFGLTKRQNDLGGVSGNTAGVNLKSTVGDTSGCPKTKKVALIGMATDCGMTRAFQSTNSTPKAAAKDWAINIVNTASNLYEQSFNVSIGLRNLTINDPDCPTTASSALPWNVDCSSQNMTWRLNEFSKWRAQNADSNAYWTLMTSCPTGTEVGVAWMGRLCSTDLVETSGNSVSGANVVVGTQGSTWQIFAHETGHTFGAVHDCDSQACGQKLQDSSQCCPLSQSSCDANAQYIMNPYADPKMNTFSPCTIGNICSALGRNSIKSSCLSDNRGVVTYTGSQCGNGIVEAGEDCDCGGEEGCGNNSCCDAKTCKFKNNAVCDDSNDGCCNKCQFSPANTVCRPSTGLCDIEETCSGNSSTCPGDKFKDDGMSCGNGLKCASGHCTSRDYQCRSVMGTLLNTNDTWSCENTVEPSCNLVCGVSGGVGPWAGGTCVDTMQNFLDGTPCDAGGKCYGGQCKGSSVGGWIDDHKNLVIGICVGVGSLILLAILFSGINRCRAARTRRQMAKSMRPPPMMGQYPGPAPGYGPPPPRGPPPNQWYGQPNGGYPPNAYQNGPPARYS comes from the exons ATGAGAACTCATCGGTGCTTATGGCCCGTTGCAGGGGCCTTATCGGCGCTACTGGCGCTCGTTCCGGTTCAAG CGCGGTCGCTCGCACCTGAAGCTATCCGCCAGGTGACGCCCATCGTGAATGCCGATATTCGAACCCCAGACCACCAGATCGACCATCTGTCACATTTTGACCTTACATTTGAACTACAACGGGACGGACAACGTGTCAAGCTAGAGCTGGAACCAAACCATGTCATCCTGGCGGACGATGCTACCGTTACATACGTCGACGCCGACGGTCTCTGGGCAAGTGAGCCGATTCACCGTCATGAACATCGAGTCTTTCGAGGTCAGGCTTTGCTCGGGTCAGACAAGGGACGGTGGACCCCAGCTGGCTGGGCGCGAATCACCCTGAGACAAGACGGCGTCAACCCTCTCTTTGAAGGCGGCTTTAGCATCGGTCAGAATAAACACCACATTGAACTGCGGTCAACCTATCTGGCCAAAAAACGGCCCATCGACGTGGACATCGAAGAGCGGGAAGGGGAATACATGATCGTTTACCGCGACACGGATATGCTCAGATACCACAACGAGCTCAAAAAGCGTTCACTTGGCGATTCGACAGGCTGCGCGGCACACGAACTTGAATACAACGCAGATTTGACAAATTCGATCTTTCCAGACGGGCTCGATCAGCCGCATAGCGAGTGGGGTGTCACCCCCTTGAACTCACTGTTTGGGCTCACCAAGCGTCAAAACGATCTCGGCGGAGTGTCTGGTAACACCGCGGGCGTGAATCTGAAGAGTACAGTGGGCGACACGTCGGGATGTcccaagaccaagaaagtTGCTCTCATCGGGATGGCAACCGACTGCGGGATGACGAGGGCGTTCCAGAGCACCAATTCAACTCCCAAGGCAGCTGCCAAGGATTGGGCCATCAACATTGTCAATACGGCATCCAATCTTTACGAGCAGTCATTCAACGTCTCGATCGGCCTTCGCAACCTGACCATCAATGATCCGGACTGCCCTACAACTGCCTCTTCGGCCTTGCCGTGGAACGTGGATTGCAGTAGTCAGAACATGACCTGGCGGCTGAACGAATTTTCGAAATGGCGAGCTCAAAATGCGGATTCCAATGCGTACTGGACATTGATGACATCCTGCCCGACTGGCACGGAGGTGGGCGTTGCCTGGATGGGCCGCCTGTGCAGCACGGATCTCGTCGAAACGTCGGGAAATTCAGTGTCGGGTGCCAATGTCGTCGTCGGCACTCAGGGTTCGACGTGGCAGATCTTCGCCCATGAGACGGGACATACCTTTGGTGCAGTGCACGACTGTGACTCGCAAGCGTGTGGCCAGAAGTTGCAAGATTCTTCTCAGTGTTGCCCGCTGTCACAGAGCAGCTGTGACGCCAATGCGCAGTACATCATGAATCCGTACGCCGACCCCAAGATGAACACCTTCTCCCCATGTACCATCGGCAACATCTGCTCGGCGCTGGGCCGGAACAGTATCAAGTCGAGCTGCCTCTCGGACAACCGGGGCGTCGTCACGTATACTGGTAGCCAGTGTGGAAACGGTATCGTCGAGGCTGGAGAAGACTGCGACTGTGGGGGCGAAGAAGGGTGCGGGAATAACTCTTGCTGTGACGCCAAGACGTGCAAGTTCAAGAACAACGCTGTCTGTGACGACTCCAATGATGGCTGCTGCAACAAGTGTCAGTTCTCCCCGGCGAACACGGTCTGTCGACCCAGCACGGGGCTTTGTGATATCGAAGAAACCTGCTCCGGAAACTCGAGCACATGTCCCGGTGACAAGTTCAAAGACGACGGCATGTCATGTGGCAATGGCCTCAAGTGCGCTAGCGGTCATTGTACGAGCAGAGACTACCAGTGTCGTTCCGTGATGGGGACCCTACTTAACACCAATGACACCTGGTCGTGTGAGAACACCGTCGAGCCCTCGTGCAATCTAGTATGCGGAGTCTCCGGTGGTGTCGGACCGTGGGCCGGTGGCACTTGCGTCGATACCATGCAGAACTTCCTAGATGGCACGCCGTGTGACGCCGGTGGCAAGTGCTACGGTGGTCAATGCAAGGGCTCTTCCGTGGGAGGATGGATTGACGATCACAAGAATCTTGTGATTGGTATCTGTGTCGGCGTAGGAAGTCTCATCCTCCTTGCTATCCTCTTCTCTGGCATTAACCGATGTCGGGCTGCCAGGACCCGGCGGCAGATGGCGAAGAGCATGCGCCCTCCGCCGATGATGGGCCAGTACCCCGGCCCTGCGCCTGGTTATGggcctcctccccctcgtGGGCCACCACCGAATCAATGGTATGGGCAACCTAATGGCGGATATCCGCCCAACGCATATCAAAACGGGCCGCCGGCGCGCTACTCGTGA
- a CDS encoding NADPH-dependent FMN reductase ArsH: MLRDSRECTYRSLSLPSNEDDSEIRKKYRPFVLSDDGAEDWTNKLELTTALDMAEEDLQKTNDRLKVLVLFGSLRRRSYSRLVAYEASRILFRLGCDVRVFDPEGLPMKNDSEHGHPKVQELRELSQWSDGHVWVSPEQHGNLTGVFKNQIDWIPLSTGSVRPTQGRTLAIAQVCGGSQSFNAVNSLRILGRWMRMFTIPNQSSIPKAYTQFPDEGQPGDQRLMPSSNRDRLVDCMEEFVKYTILMRPHIGLFADRFSEREERRLKEEKARLREASN; this comes from the exons ATGCTTCGTGATTCAAGAGAATGTACCTACCGGTCCCTGAGCCTGCCTTCAAATGAAGATGACTCTGAGATTCGCAAAAAATATCGACCGTTTGTTCTCAGCGACGATGGGGCTGAGGACTGGACCAACAAACTAGAGTTGACCACTGCTCTTGACATGGCCGAAGAGGATCTTCAAAAAACAAACGACAGGCTCAAGGTCCTGGTACTCTTTGGCAGCctccgaagaagatcataTTCTCGGCTCGTGGCTTACGAAGCGTCCCGGATCCTTTTCCGGCTCGGTTGCGACGTGCGCGTTTTCGACCCAGAGGGCCTCCCTATGAAGAATGATAGCGAACATGGCCATCCAAAAGTCCAGGAGCTCCGAGAACTCAGTCAGTGGAGTGATGGACATGTCTGGGTTTCACCCGAGCAACATGGCAATCTG ACTGGAGTATTCAAGAATCAAATCGATTGGATCCCTCTAAGCACCGGGAGTGTTCGGCCGACCCAAGGTCGAACACTTGCCATTGCCCAAGTGTGCGGTGGATCACAATCCTTTAATGCAGTCAACTCGTTGCGAATCCTCGGTCGATGGATGCGCATGTTTACCATTCCCAACCAATCGTCGATTCCCAAGGCATACACTCAATTTCCGGACGAAGGTCAGCCTGGAGATCAACGACTTATGCCTAGCAGCAACCGAGATCGACTCGTGGACTGCATGGAGGAATTTGTCAAGTACACGATTTTGATGCGGCCTCACATAGGACTCTTTGCCGACCGTTTCagtgaaagagaagaaaggagactgaaagaagaaaaggcgcGCCTTCGTGAGGCCAGCAATTAG
- a CDS encoding Centrin-3, with translation MASGQPFASRSYAGAKLPERSVNQNAMPFSASAFSRHRGLGNAASADFGGADGPKQTQQSTNAPAATQSHGAGQDANPLSRLTEEQREEINEAFTLFDLDRDRHLDYHELRVAFRALGFTLTKQELISLLTTYGVPRPQVQQQQQQQQQQQQQSSTLQQHSKLNTASNPQHPSNLLMPLSSFQAVTALKILERDPRDEILRAFELFDEGGKGFIDLEDLRRVARELGETGLEEEELRAMIEEFDLEGVGGVTREAFVGICWQ, from the exons ATGGCTTCGGGCCAACCCTTCGCGTCGCGCTCCTACGCGGGCGCAAAGCTGCCCGAGCGCTCCGTGAATCAGAATGCGATGCCGTTTAGCGCGTCTGCGTTCTCGAGGCATCGAGGACTAGGAAATGCAGCTTCTGCAGACTTTGGCGGGGCTGATGGGCCCAAACAGACACAGCAATCTACAAATGCGCCGGCCGCGACACAATCTCATGGGGCGGGCCAGGATGCGAATCCGTTGAGTCGATTGACTGAAGAGCAGAGAGAGGAGATTAATGAAGCT TTCACTCTCTTCGATCTCGACCGTGATCGCCATCTCGATTATCACGAATTGCGCGTCGCTTTTCGCGCACTCGGCTTCACCTTGACCAAACAAGAGctcatctctctcctcaCAACATACGGTGTTCCCCGTCCCCAAGtccaacaacagcagcaacaacagcaacagcaacagcagcaatCCTCCACCTTGCAACAACACTCCAAGCTCAACACAGCCTCGAACCCTCAACATCCATCCAATCTGCTCATGCCACTCTCTTCATTCCAAGCAGTCACCGCGCTCAAGATCCTCGAGCGTGACCCGCGTGATGAAATCCTCCGCGCCTTTGAGCTCTTCGATGAAGGAGGGAAGGGGTTCATCGATCTGGAGGACTTGCGTCGTGTGGCTCGCGAATTGGGCGAGACCGGattggaagaggaagaattACGGGCGATGATTGAGGAGTTTGATCTCGAGGGTGTCGGCGGTGTTACGAGGGAGGCCTTTGTGGGAATTTGTTGGCAATGA
- a CDS encoding D-aminopeptidase — protein MVQAILETIPGRYRGPGGAVAVLRKGEVVGKHVWGYANLEKRVPMNDSTLMPICSITKQMLCMILEDVQRNPTPKMISCGDARQQLNDGLREMIPIEILDHTGLTIEDLCNNQSGIRDYWAMSMFWGTHPEGNFTLAHDAKKALSLTKSLHFQPGTQYAYSNLNFHILARLLEEVTGSAFGDLLVERLFSPAQMKTAILCEDNARLPGPCVGYEGNETFGFLPAVNRVQWSGDAGVVASLNDMIAYEQYLDQSWEDEHSLYRAIAKEPRFKDGTRSMYGNGLARTKFGDIDIIGHGGSLRGYCLHRLQVPSERLAVVVMLNHEIDAETVAMDILGSVLNRPSPSLGQAQQVHVNQDFLGTFFDPEARLSCPVQEGESGTIVIRYSDHEERVLLSSSNTGSTETLSVELGIDSVRLYRRDDNRLVVARRIVASEKSVKGDYTGTYECKELESVFTCSGTGDMLYGSFQGYLGHGPMHLMRYLGEDIWVLVCPRGLDAPAPGNWTLVFHRDGDGAITGVTMGCWLARNVKFDKCF, from the coding sequence ATGGTCCAAGCTATTCTTGAGACAATCCCCGGTCGATATCGCGGACCGGGCGGTGCCGTTGCAGTCTTGCGTAAAGGCGAAGTGGTCGGCAAGCATGTATGGGGCTACGCCAATCTCGAGAAGCGAGTTCCGATGAACGATTCGACGCTCATGCCTATTTGCTCCATCACGAAGCAGATGCTATGCATGATACTTGAAGATGTCCAGCGCAATCCAACCCCAAAGATGATATCTTGCGGTGATGCTCGCCAGCAATTGAACGACGGCCTGAGGGAAATGATTCCCATAGAGATCCTCGACCACACCGGACTGACAATTGAGGATCTTTGCAACAATCAATCAGGCATTCGCGACTACTGGGCCATGTCCATGTTTTGGGGGACGCATCCCGAGGGAAACTTTACGCTTGCTCACGATGCGAAGAAAGCATTGAGTCTGACCAAGTCGCTACATTTTCAACCTGGAACTCAATACGCATATTCCAATTTGAATTTCCACATCCTTGCGCGGCTACTTGAGGAGGTCACGGGATCGGCGTTTGGAGATCTGCTTGTCGAAAGACTGTTCTCTCCCGCTCAAATGAAGACTGCCATCCTCTGTGAGGATAATGCCCGGCTGCCTGGGCCGTGCGTTGGCTATGAAGGGAATGAAACTTTTGGCTTCCTACCGGCGGTCAATCGAGTCCAGTGGTCTGGCGATGCGGGTGTTGTAGCCTCACTGAACGATATGATCGCCTATGAACAGTATCTGGACCAATCTTGGGAAGACGAACACAGCCTCTATCGTGCGATTGCAAAGGAGCCCCGTTTCAAGGACGGTACCCGGTCAATGTACGGGAATGGCCTTGCTCGTACCAAATTTGGTGATATTGATATCATCGGTCATGGTGGTTCTCTTCGAGGATACTGCCTTCATCGACTTCAGGTTCCATCTGAGCGATTGGCTGTGGTAGTGATGCTCAACCACGAGATTGATGCAGAGACTGTTGCGATGGACATTCTTGGCAGTGTCTTGAACAGGCCTTCTCCTAGTCTCGGCCAAGCCCAGCAAGTCCACGTGAATCAAGACTTTCTCGGTACCTTTTTCGACCCTGAAGCTCGGCTCAGTTGCCCGGTTCAAGAAGGCGAATCCGGCACAATCGTCATCCGCTATTCCGATCATGAGGAACGCGTTCTTCTCTCCAGTTCAAATACAGGAAGTACGGAAACTCTATCAGTGGAGCTTGGAATCGATTCAGTGCGGCTCTACCGCAGAGACGACAACCGATTGGTGGTTGCGAGGCGGATTGTGGCGTCCGAGAAGTCGGTGAAAGGGGACTATACAGGAACCTACGAATGTAAGGAGCTGGAATCGGTCTTCACATGTAGTGGGACAGGTGATATGTTATACGGCTCTTTTCAAGGCTATTTAGGTCATGGCCCCATGCATTTGATGCGTTATCTTGGTGAGGATATCTGGGTGCTTGTGTGTCCTCGGGGGCTCGATGCTCCCGCTCCAGGGAATTGGACGCTTGTTTTCCATCGCGACGGCGACGGAGCAATCACCGGTGTCACGATGGGTTGTTGGCTTGCGAGAAATGTCAAGTTCGATAAATGTTTCTAG
- a CDS encoding Acetyl-coenzyme A synthetase, whose translation MSDDRKPSVVLEAHEVDTFHVPKIFHDKHPTGTHLKDLDEYKKLYEESIKSPDTFWARMARELLTFDRDFQTTHFGSFENGDNAWFVEGQLNASYNCVDRHALKNPNKVAIIYEADEPNEGRTITYGELLREVSRVAWVLKQSGVKKGDTVAIYLPMIPEAVVALLACSRIGAVHSVVFAGFSSDSLRDRVIDAQSKVVITTDEGKRGGKVIGTKRIVDEALKQCPDVTTCLVYKRTGTEVPWTQGRDLWWHEEVEKYPNYLAPEPMNSEDPLFLLYTSGSTGKPKGVMHTTAGYLLGAAMTGKYVFDIHDDDRYFCGGDVGWITGHTYVVYAPLLLGCATVVFESTPAYPNFSRYWDVIDKYDVTQFYVAPTALRLLKRAGDEHIHHKMKSLRILGSVGEPIAAEVWKWYFESVGKEEAHICDTYWQTETGSNVITPLGGITPTKPGSASLPFFGIEPAIIDPVSGEEITGNDVEGVLAFKQPWPSMARTVWGAHKRYMDTYLNVYKGYYFTGDGAGRDHDGYYWIRGRVDDVVNVSGHRLSTAEIEAALLEHPMVAEAAVVGIADELTGQAVNAFVALKEGNETTDQVRKDLVMQVRRSIGPFAAPKTVFVIEDLPKTRSGKIMRRILRKILSGEEDSLGDTSTLSDPTVVDKIIATVHAARAK comes from the exons ATGTCAGACGACCGCAAACCCTCCGTG GTGCTTGAGGCCCACGAGGTCGATACTTTCCATGTTCCCAAAATCTTCCACGACAAGCACCCCACTGGAACCCACCTGAAGGACCTCGACGAGTACAAGAAGCTTTACGAGGAGTCGATCAAGAGCCCCGACACTTTCTGGGCCCGGATGGCCCGTGAGCTTCTCACTTTTGATCGCGACTTCCAAACCACACATTTCGGCTCCTTCGAGAACGGTGACAATGCCTGGTTCGTCGAGGGCCAGTTGAACGCTTCCTACAACTGCGTGGATCGCCATGCACTCAAGAACCCCAACAAGGTCGCTATCATCTACGAGGCCGACGAGCCCAACGAGGGCCGCACCATCACCTACGGGGAGCTCCTGCGCGAGGTCTCTCGCGTGGCATGGGTGCTCAAGCAGAGCGGTGTGAAAAAGGGCGACACCGTGGCCATCTACTTGCCTATGATCCCCGAGGCCGTCGTGGCCCTGCTTGCCTGTTCCCGCATCGGTGCTGTTCACTCCGTGGTCTTTGCCGGTTTCTCTTCAGACTCACTCCGTGACCGTGTCATCGATGCCCAGTCCAAGGTTGTCATTACGACCGATGAGGGCAAGCGCGGCGGAAAAGTGATTGGCACCAAGCGTATCGTCGACGAGGCCTTGAAGCAGTGCCCCGATGTGACCACCTGCCTGGTTTACAAGCGCACCGGCACCGAGGTGCCCTGGACCCAGGGGCGCGATCTGTGGTGGCACGAGGAAGTCGAAAAATACCCCAACTACCTGGCCCCCGAGCCCATGAACTCGGAGGACCCCTTGTTCCTTCTCTACACCTCTGGCTCAACCGGTAAGCCTAAGGGTGTGATGCACACAACCGCCGGATACCTGCTGGGTGCAGCGATGACTGGCAAATACGTCTTTGATATCCACGACGATGACCGATACTTCTGTGGCGGTGACGTGGGCTGGATTACGGGCCACACCTACGTTGTGTACGCCCCGTTGCTGCTTGGTTGTGCGACGGTGGTCTTCGAGAGTACTCCTGCCTATCCCAACTTCTCCCGTTACTGGGATGTCATCGACAAGTATGATGTCACTCAGTTCTACGTTGCGCCTACTGCGCTCCGCCTCTTGAAACGGGCGGGCGACGAGCACATCCACCACAAGATGAAGTCCCTGCGCATTCTCGGCTCTGTTGGTGAGCCCATTGCGGCTGAGGTGTGGAAGTGGTACTTTGAATCCGTCGGCAAGGAGGAGGCTCACATTTGCGAT ACATACTGGCAAACCGAGACCGGATCTAATGTGATCACTCCACTGGGCGGTATTACCCCCACTAAGCCCGGCAGCGCCTCCCTTCCCTTCTTTGGCATCGAGCCTGCCATCATCGACCCTGTCTCCGGCGAGGAAATCACTGGTAACGACGTCGAAGGTGTGCTGGCCTTCAAGCAGCCGTGGCCTAGCATGGCCCGCACCGTTTGGGGTGCCCACAAACGCTACATGGACACCTATCTGAACGTGTACAAAGGATACTAC TTCACCGGAGATGGCGCTGGTCGTGATCACGATGGGTATTACTGGATTCGTGGTCGTGTCGACGACGTTGTCAATGTGTCGGGTCACCGTCTCTCTACCGCCGAGATTGAGGCTGCGCTCCTCGAGCATC CAATGGTTGCCGAGGCCGCCGTCGTCGGTATCGCTGACGAGCTGACTGGCCAGGCTGTCAATGCCTTCGTTGCTCTGAAGGAGGGCAACGAGACAACGGATCAGGTTCGAAAGGACCTTGTCATGCAGGTGCGGAGGTCCATCGGGCCTTTCGCTGCCCCCAAGACTGTCTTCGTGATTGAGGACCTTCCCAAGACCCGCAGTGGCAAGATCATGCGCCGAATCCTGCGGAAGATCCTCAGTGGTGAGGAAGACAGCCTCGGTGACACCTCAACT TTGTCCGATCCCACTGTTGTGGATAAGATCATTGCCACTGTCCACGCCGCTCGGGCCAAGTAA